In the genome of Lathyrus oleraceus cultivar Zhongwan6 chromosome 4, CAAS_Psat_ZW6_1.0, whole genome shotgun sequence, the window ctgtatgatataatcatgtctgccataactaagcatgtattccagtctgttcatcaagataatagcagacctgatacatagccttctgttggaatgtcaatcagaatgttttgacattcatcaacaacagcacatactgtttaataagctgatgaattcagttcagtatgtagtgaagtctggagttcaagagcacaacagacctggccaaaagatcattgtgaaactgtcaaactggatgtcttgacagttcttccagtaagctgatactgaagtagagactggttggtcttttacagtacagcaaatttagcacagtctgttttcaggaaccaaacagacttagcatagggttctggacttggatgtcaaacggaatgttgtgacattcactcacgactgcatatgctaaattgttggatggttagttttctgtttcaggatttttctcaggctattcttcaggaatccaccagctgatctaaaatctaggaaactaacaactaagctacaattaatgaacctaacaaataatctatttgttagctccttaataagtggagattagtttaacttgttacaacctttaatctaggaaatacaagtacatgaccaacaaactggaacaaagtaacagatgatgtccaaaacaggatttagacatcgtgctgataactgtgtaggaaaacaacagtagtgaatgttatggtgcacataactaagtgttcctccattctaggatgacatagaaggagaggatgtgacactgtgaaagggtgcacattagtacagagtgtaataactgtcttgctgtattaggtacaatgttagatcagatgtcatgacttgaagtagaacatctgaatactgactacaccagaatttcagcatccataactagtaattttgattgttgcacagatttagggggaggagaagtacccatgtgcatgtgtgtatcactagtagccatagctagtaattgttttgcttttgctgctgattaaactactgttatgtggtttaactgctgatagtttaccttgtgaacaaaaaggacaaatatatgttttagccaaaatttgccaaagggggagtttgttgattctaagagttggcagcaattttggtaaaacaaagagtgttcacaagatgtcatgtgtgatatcttaacatgagatatcctatgtacctgctggagttgaagaacatatgcaagcaagattgtttcagaatgccacatacattgacaaggcttctgatattggatgtacctgctggagttgaagaacatatgctgcaggattgtttcagttgacatactcattgtcatggtaactgatatggttgtacctgctataaaaggtaactggattatgcaggatttttccagatgtcagactcgatgtcatgacatcttgtacacagaacattcagtatgaatgtctggtgttttgtgattgcataattggtggcaatcattggttgattgaagatatggctagctggcacattctatcagggatatcaaccagatttgtttattttccaaggagatctttacagctgatatgaaaagatttgattggaaaatatatttagggttttcaagatgtccaatgtttctataaaaagggactcaaaaaacctgattgaacacacaaccaagactgagcgaaatttagagagagagctagggtttgtgtctgtaggtcattcaagtcatccattgatgattgaattagactgatttgtcttcttgatcaaagcttttaagcaagatcaagagtgtgtcttcttgattgaaactgtgaagtaaaatcaagaatattgtaattgaaaagtattttcttttcacaagggattgttgtttaagatcacgggtgtgtgattgtaagggaagtgagtgggttctcatatctaagagtgcttaggtagaaattgcacgggtagagattaggtgagaaagactgtaacttggtgaagtgtacggatagtctttgaactaattctattatagtgaatttccttcctggcttggtagcccccagacgtaggtgagttgcaccgaactgggttaacaattgcttgtgttattcgctttatCATTCTGTttttatccattgtttataaccagatatcagtgtcgtaacattatcttcgacatcttatatctgataccagaatttcaagtaggattttatccgaaagcatacgattagtaattatgagtattttgttttcgtcatcctccttccaacatttactaacaatagtgtgataaAGAAGGTGAAATGGAAAAGCATGTGTTTGTGAtttgcaaatgtgatagatgagtgaatatgaaagattgattcaaagcatgcataatcatcccattaataaaaCCAGATACAtataacaatgtttaaagcatacagtacttaaatagacaagaacaaattacaaaaatatgaaatggtaaaaatggcataatgattgccttcattCAACGAAACGGGACTTCATCTCCTAATTCACTATCGAGCTGGCTTCATCAGGAACTACTCTGCTTGTTCAGGTTGGTGAGAAGCTttatcttcgagcttcactcgACTCTGCATGCGCTGGCATGGGATTTGTTGCAACATTTATTGCAATGCATGATGAAATGAAATACATGGTAAATAATGATGTTTGGGAACTATTGGAGTTACCAAGAAACTATAAGGCGATTGGTTGCAAGTGGATATTAAAAACAAAGAAGGACTCAAAAGGTAAAATTGATAGGTTTAAGGCAAGACTTGTGGCTAAGGGCTTCATACAAAAGGACGAGATTGATTTTAATGAAACTTGTTCTCCCGTTTCCACTAAAGACTCTTTTAGAATCGTTGTGGTTCTTGTAGCTCATTTTGACTTGGAATTACATCATATGAATGTTAAGACTTCTTTTCTTAATGGTGATCTTAATGGTGATCTTAATGAGGAGGTGTGCACGCAGCAGCCTGAGGGTCTTGTGACAAGTGGTAATGAGCATTTGGTTTGTAAATTGAGAAAATCTATTTATGTTTTGAAACAGGCTTCCCAAGAATGGTACTTGAAATTTGATGAGGTGGCGACTTCATTTGgttttgaagaaaataaagtttaTCAGTAAATCTTTCTTAAGGCCAGTGGGAGAAAATTCATCTTTCTTGTGTTGTATGTTAATGATATTTTTCTTGCCAGTAGTGATCTTGGTCTACTTCATGGGACCAAACTTATTCTAACCAAATTTTTTAATATGAAAGATCTCAATAAAGTGTCCTTTATTGTGGGAATTGAAATACATAGAGACAAATCACATGGCGTACTTGGCTTATCCTAGAGGGATTATATCAATAGAGTCTTAGAGAGGTTCAATATGCAAAATTGTAAGTCAGGGGATGTTCCAGTTACTAAAGGAGACAAATCAAGTAAAGGTCAATGTCCTAAAAATGAGATTGAGCAGATAGAAATGAAGGGAAAACCTTTTGACATCCGTATTGAGCAACTTGATGTATGCTCAAGTATGCAATATGCTTGACATTGCTTTCATAGTTGACGTTCTGGGAGGGTATCAATCTAATCTTGGGAATGATCATTGGATTGTTGCTACAAAAGTGATGAGATATTTACATAGAACTAAAGAATATATGCTTATTTTTAGGAGAGTTAACAACTTAAAAATAGTTAGATATACTGACTCTGATCTTGCTGGTTGTGTTGATGATAGGAAATCTAGTTCTGGTTACATTTTTATGTTGGTTGAAGATGTGATATCTTGGAAGAGTAATAATCAAACTTTGGCCGCCACTTCTTCTATGTGGACAAAGTTTATTGCTTGTTATGTTGCTGCCACTCATGTTGTTTGGTTGAGAAATTTAGTAACTGGTATTGTTGATTCCGTTGCCAGGCCACTGAAACTTTAGTGTGATAACAATGTAGTTGTGTTCTACTCTAGGAATAATAAAACTTCTAGCGATTATAAGCATTTGGAATTTAAGTATTTAATAGTTAGAGATCTTATAAAGAAAAATGACATTATCATTGAGTACATTGGTACTTATTTCATGCTTGTTAATCCTTAACCAAGGGACTTAGGCTCATTATGTTCAAAAACCATGTTGAGAACATGGACATTGTGAGTTCTTTCGATGTACTTGGTTAGTGAGAGTTTATTCTTTATGTCATTTTCTTATCACGTTGTATTTGGACACTTAAGTGTTGGGTTGTCAAGTATTTATTATTTTGAGCATTTGATATTGCAatgaatattattattattattattattattattattattattattattattattattattattattattatttattgttTATTCATAGGTCAATTTGGACTCTGTGTCACTGGGAACATAGTTCATGTGTTCGACACTAGTTTGGAGTTTGAGGCATGGTTATAATTTTGAGCTCGACATCTTTGGGACCATTATACCGGTGGTTGATGTCATATTGAAGTTGTGACATGATTTTAAGCTCGACGTTGTCAGGACCACAATGTCGGTGGTTGACGCCATATTGGAGCCGAGGCATTATGGTTTGTAAAATCATGCAACTTCTTTGGCTTTAAGACATTTGAGAGAAATTGTTAAGGATTGACAAAGAAAATAATAGTCTGGCTACTGGATCACATTGGCGTGTTATTCTCTTACCACACTCTATATTGATGACTAGTTGACAGAGTCCGTAGTAATTGTAACCATAGAAGGTTATATGTCAATGAAGGATATAGTAATTTCCATGATTTGATATTGCTTGGCTTTTGTTGGATGGGGTTGTATTCTGATACTGCACCTAGAATCATGCATTTTCTTAAATTGCGGCCACATTTTAAGAAATTAGTCATTAATCTAAGAGTCGttttcaaatatatatattttttaaaattaaaatcacaCAATTGATTTTTCCCAAATGAGATAATGTTAgatttatttaatattttgtaGGTTGAAATCAATTGTTATTTTGGTTTGTGAAAACGGGTTAATCATGATTTTGATATGGGTGCATAAGTAGGTTCCTTTATTGGTTAAGTGGTCTTTTTAATTAAAGCATGGGTATCTTAAACCTGATTGGTGTGGACAAAAGTGGGGCCTCAACCCTTGACCCATAATAGGTAGGAACTAGGGTTATATATTTTATGGCTATGGCCCCCACGTAATCACAGAATCATAAAAAGAACTGGCAGCTCCACAGCTTTCCCTATTGAGAGTTGTGAACGAGAGTGTGAGATACAGAGGAAGATCCAATCACTCATCCTTTTAGAATTCGGAATCAAAGTGACAAGAAATGCAACCCTTATTCTCAAATCATGTATTCAATAGGTAAGTGTTATTGTTCTAATTTCATATAATTGATCGATAATTTTTTGGATTACATGACAAACTCAAAGGTACACTGCTCCAACTTGGTTTTCTTGCTAGTAAACATGATCTCTATATCTTCATCAACTCAAAATACTCTACACTCGTCTATATGTTGGTTTATGTGTATGATATCATCCTCACTAGAAACAACTCTCAACTCCTCACAACCATAGTTACCAGTCTGAATTCTAGTTTTTCTCTAAAAGAGTTAGGTGATCTGAACTAGACATTGAGGTGAAGGTTCAACCAAATTTGTGCCTACTTATTTATCAAGGAAAATATACTAGAGACTTACTAGAAAAGACTAATATGCGTGAAGCTAAACCTATACCCTCACCAATGGTAGTTGGTCTCAGGCTCTCTAAAGAAAGGTACACACTTTCTTTGATCTCATTCAGTACAGGTCCATTGTGGGAGCTCTTCAATATTGACATATGCTTCTTTGTCAACTAGGTCTTTCAATTTACGACACATCCCATCCAACTTGATCTTCTTGTCAAACATGTACCGCCTTTTTCCTGTCATTTTGCAAGCCTACTGAGATGCTAATCGGGGCTATATCCCACATGAGAAAAGGTGTACTTCATTGGCTTATGTGCTTCTATGGCCTAACTTGGTAAATTGGTAGGCTAAAAAATAACTAGGTATTTCTAAAAGGAATTGTTTTTCCCACTTCTATTGGTTCTCTCAAACCCTTTGTGAAAAGTAAAAAATGCCCCCtattttcggagatgcatctctgtatGTATTTTAGGGGTTGTCCGCAAATACATCTTCGGATTAACctttattttcaaattcaagTGTTTTCTCGGAGATGCACCTTCGAACGCGTTTAATTTATATATAACGCGCAGACAAACCCTCTTTTCCTTCTTCATTTTCTATACTTTTACAAACCCTCATTGAAGCTCGTGAGCAACTTTTTTCCAGACAATTTTTCAAGGAACATCAGTGCCTCTACTTCAATAATACCAATCCCAACTCACTCCATACTACATTTAACATTTTTTCATCCTTATCAATATTTTTTGAGTAAGTTTCTTATTTAACTTTTTTTATTAATGAATTAGGTAAAATATTTAGTTTTATATAAATTAGGTAGTAGTCACATTCGAAATAGGTATCTACTAGAGACATGCACTATTATTTGGTTGCATTTTGGGTTGTTAAGGAAAGACTGGTTTTCATGCCAATTTTGCAAACGCGATTACACTAGATGATGTTGCTTGCCTTCTCTACCTTCCCATCAGGGGAAAGTTACTTGATCATTCTAGAATAAAACTTGATGAAGCCCATGAGATGATGGTCACTTATTTGGGAGTTGTCACAATGGATGCCCTGATGCATTGTGAGAGCGCCAGAGGTGCTCATGCAAAAATTTCATACTTGCAGAAGCTATATGAAGACAATTTGGAGTTGGCTAATGATGTCGACGACGATGATCTATATGTTACCTATCACTGGGAGTGTGCTTTGAGGTGTTACCTCCTATTCTTGGTTGACACGTTCATGTTTGTGGGAAAAGTGCAACCTACGTTGATGTGGCATACCTTAAGTACTTCATCGACTTGTCGTCCATTCAAGAGTGGAACTAGGGACGCCTGTTTGCTATACATGTACTCCAACCTGAGTGAATGATCTATGTGGACGACAAAGCAAATGATAGGCTCATGCGCAACTAATAATTTTAAAAtcacttattttatttttcacTTGTTACTAATATTTTTTTCTTATTCATTTTCAGGAATGGATCCCACCCTATGTTCACCGGATACACGGGTTTGATCGTGTGCTAGAGTATACTGAGGATTGGCCACGTGCTTGCCTCTATTGTCCATGTAGAGGAAATGATGTTGTGCGACCATTTTGTGTGTATATTGACCAGGCTCAACATGATGACATCGATTGGACAACATACACTCCTCACTGAGGCACTATGATCTTCGACCCCATTTCATTTTATTCTGGATGGCTGGCATGTGGGATGAATATGATGTGTTAGTATCTATCGGAGCGATGCATGTGTCAGTTTGGATATGTGCAGATCATTCTAAGATCCTCCTTCGTGTTTGCTCCTAACAGCTTCGTCCAAAGACATCTTGATGACATACTAGCAGATTACGATAATCAACTGGTATTAGAGGAGTATTGGAGTATGTCGGCCACAAGTTAGTGGTCTTATGTGGACGGTTACATGACTTGGTTCTATAGTGTGTCACACTCTGTCATGATATCATACGCTCCTAGACGTCCACCTAGGCCTGCTCATGAGGAGATCCTGGAAAATGAGCGGGCCAGAGATGATCATGTCATTGATGTGTTGCCGATCTGTCAAAATATCATGTGGATTACGTATGAGGGCATGGAGCCTGGGTTGTTTGAGATAGGCGACGATGATGTGGTTACCCTAGCATGTTCCATTCTTATTGAGGCAAATAATGCCTTGGGTTACCGGCGGCGTAGGAGGAGTCAGGGGATTAGGCATACGCGGTAGGTTATGCTTTTATTTgtattttgagatttttttttattttttttcataCTTCAAGAATAATATTTGTATTATTTTAGGCTGTCTTTTTAATTAATGCATTACTTTATTTTATGATGTTAGTGTTTGTTAATGTTTGAATCAAATTATGACATTGTTAGTTGAATTAAAATGACTTTggattttaaaaaaatacaaatttaaGACAACGTTTATGTCCAAGATGCATGCAGGTAAGTTTTCAGAGATGCATATCCGAATTCACCATAAAAATATTTGCAGATGCATCTCCAAATCTATTTTTggtaaaaataaataaatagggTGGCTACTTGAGTTACGAAAGATGAGGTAATTTTAGATAcatccgaagatgcatctccgaaaataCCTAAAAAAAAATTTAGATTTTCAAATGTGTGAATCACACCCTAAGAATGGAAAAAGAGATTTCCTTTTTAAATCTACCACAAATATAGAGTATTGCAGTTTAGCCTTAGCCACCTCAAAACTTCTCAAGGTGCAACATCTTCTCGAGTTATGAATCAAGTTCAGAACACCTTGAATCGACAGTGACAATATGAGCTCCATTGCTCTAGCCCACAACACTATCTGTCATGCTCACACAAAATACATGGAATTGGACTATTTTTTTTCAAAGAGAAAGTACTTCAAAAACAACTTCAAATGGTGCATATGGTCTTTAACACTGTTGATGGCATGACTTCAAATGGTGCATAATTTATGAATAACTTAAAATACCAATTACATACTATTTATAAATTCAGTTCATATTCACTCATTGAAAATGTGATTTGACCTCAAATCTTTTTTAATAATGAAAAGGCCTATATGCCTAAAAAGAAGTCTACACATAAATCAAACGGAAGTAGGAACTTCGATCAAACTAGCATCCAACACTAACTTAATATCTATCGGTTGTTGTTCAAAATAATAAACATCATCCTCCAAGTCACATCATAAATTGtcaatttttttttaatgaaTGCAAGTGATTAGGACTCATCGCCCATGACACTGTTGTTCCAGTTTTATCATATTGGAGCTAGCCTCGTTAGTTAGTTGTCTAATGCTAGTTATGGATAACACGACATAATAGCCTTGTTAGTTCGTTATCTAATAATTAAATGTGTGTTGTGGACCTTTTGTCTAGATATGGCATGGCAGAGGAAGCTGAGATGTCTATGGAGGAGAACATTAGTGGACTGATATGGCATGGTGGAGGAAGCTGAGATGTCTATGGAGGAGAAGATGAGTGGACTTGCAACTGGGGATGCAAATGTGTGGGGTGATATACTGAATGCATGTAGAAACTCATGTTCTTACGTATAGCATATATAGAGAAGCTGGTTGGAATGCAAAGACAAACAGTTGGGAGTATGATTTCGGAAGCAAAGAATGAAGAAACCGAGATGCATGCAGCACAACATGGGCGTGGATCAGTGTCATCCACGCACGCACAGGAAATGTGCAGGTTACTTGATTCAATTCCTTGATTCAATTCTCAAGAATGGTCAATTTAGAGAATGTTTGGCTTCTGGGTGTCAGGCAGTTGTAGAATCTTCTACTGGTTCTATTTTGTGAATGCCTTATTTACTATTTTCATGTGCAGATAAAAATAAATTCGTTGCTTAAAGATTATGCACTACAAAAAAAAGTATAAAGTGTTACAAAACAATAATATATTGATTCACCTATTGTTCACTTTCAGAAAACAGCACAAGTTTTAACATAATCATCGGTTGCTGTAGCAGTGACCTTGCATAATTAACCCTCCAAAACTGAAGCGCGACAAGGGCGATGTGGAACAATGGTTAGGGTGAAAATAGAAACTTGTCTGCAATAGTCACAGTTACTCACTCGAGCTTAGCTGTATGTTTGGAGTGGGTATACTCTAAAGCTTTGAAAACAGATGAATATTTATGTTGACGAATAATCATGACCAGGATGAATATGTTGGCTGCAAGAAACATTAAGCCTGCCACCCAAAGCTGTAAGAAGACATTTTTACCCTTGAACTCGAGAAGGTAGCCCCACATTAACCAGTGGGTCTGAGCTCCGATCCACAGAAGAATGCAAGACAATCCACCCCATTTTAGCTTCATTTTACTCCAAGGGAGTATTAGAGGCAACAAGCTAAAGAACCAAACAAAGTACTGTGCAGTAATCACCTGCAAGAAACCAGAAATCAGATGCGTAGTCCAAAGGATTTCCGCTAAAATATGAGGAAATGTGTAGATTATTCAATTTTACTTAACAAACCTTATTGAAGGCAACAAATGATACAGTCTGCACAAATAGGCAAAATGGCAAATCCTGTGCAAAGCTGAAAATAAGAACCAGCTGAACCAAAAACTGTGGCAAAAAGGAGACAAGCTTTTCCACCACCGAGATATTGTGTCCATAATGAAGATATATGTGATAGAAATAGATTGAGAAGTTATGCCTTGGATCGGTACGAGTAAGATGGTACAGTAGTGCCTCATGTAGAAAATCCCAACCATATAAGCAGAAGAACAGACCAGTACAAAAGAGAAAAACTGATCCTGAAACCAGTCCAAATATCACCCTGTTCCAAGTGAATATGCTTTTCAATAAATTAAGTAGGGTAAAGCAGCCATTCAGGTCTTCGAGTCTCTCTTTCTGAACAGCACTCCAATTCCTTAGGACGGGTTTCTGACCAGATGGGAAGAAGTTCGGATCAAGAACCAGGATTATAGGAATAGAATAAATTATAGGATAAATCCTGAAATGGACAACAAGTCCATACCAAATTGCTGACTGTAACACATTACCTGCAAACCAGGGGGAATAAGAAGGAAAATGGGACAGAAAAAAAGAGAATACCATCAAAGCAACAAGATATATGCAAATATCTAATATTTTACATCTTTTAAGAAAAATGTTTCCTTTGACATGTCAATCAACAGCAAGACTAAGAATCAAATGAAAGACCCAAACGTAATCTTATTCGCAAATTGATATTAATAATAGAAAACAAATTTGAAAGAGAGGTAAAAGGCATTCTGCTTTACCCCCTATTTAAaaaatatttctgttttcagtcGCGAATGCTTGGTAAAAAACACTGAAAAATTATTTTGGATCTTTTACAGAATGACAATTAAAAAGTGGGATTTTGATAAACATTTTAAAAAATGACAATTAGACCAGGAAAGTTGGAGTTTTGGGTTATGCGGGAGAATGTTGAGAGGTAGGATCCGCAGAGGATGGAATATCAGGACCAACACGACAACCTTCAAGCATGAAAACAATGCCGGACATCGTTGATCGATCAAGAGGGTCTGGTGCTGTGCAAAGCAATCCAACTTTCACACCTAGTAAAAACTCTTCCCACTCGGATGATTCTGGGTCCAACTCAAGTAAACCAGGTTCTAATAGCTCTGTTATTTGACCCCTCTGAAGTTGTTTTTTCACCCACTTCACTATGTCTTCATCCTAGGTGAACATTACTGGTCTCTTTCCTGTTAGGAGTTCCAACAACACAATGCCAAAGCTGTAAACATCAGACTCTTTCGTGACTTCGCTGATTAAGATTGCTTCTGGCAAAACGTAACCTAAAGTGCCAACTGAAGATGAACTGGAGGCTGCTTCTCCTTGAGTTGCTACTGTTAGTCTTTCTAACTCGAAATCTGATAAATGGGCTTCGAAATCTGCGTCAAATAGAACGTTTTGAGGTTTCACGTCGCCATGGACCATTGAGGATTGGTGAATGAAGGCTAATCCACGGGCAATTCCTAGATTCCTAGTGAAACGAGGTGTCGCATTGGCCAATTTAGAACATGGCCATCTTGGTGAGAAGCCTCTTGGAGGAGAGTTGCAAGATTTCCGTTGGGCATGTATTCATAGGCCAAGAGTCACATATCTGGTGATCCTGCATAATAACCTCTGAGAACAGTTATATTTCTGTGCTTTATTTTGCCTAGCGATTCGGCTTCTTTTCGGTACATGTTCTCATCCAATGATCCATCAGGGAGCCTGCAAATGGAAAGGACCATTCCATCATTGTAACAGGCCTTGAATACTAATCCATATCTTGTTCTGCTTAGTACATTTCCTTCGTCAGACTGTCTCGTTGCTTCAATTGTTTCCGCAAGTGTAATTTTGGTGTTGAACATCACCAGTTTTGGCCACCATTTTCACTGCTACCACGACCTCCACTTGCTCTTGCAGGGCATCTTTTCTTCTCTCCAGAAACCCTTTCTTTGTGCTTCTTGCGCCATCTCCATAAGCTGATGATGTAAAAACAGCAAAAAAAGGACTAATATGCAAGCTCCTGTTGCAATGATGATAATCAACAAAAAAAAGAAGGAACTTCTCCGGCAAAGTCACTGCCTTAAAATCAACAACACTGAGGGACCCACATTTCTTGATTTCCACCGGAATGACATCAGTAAATGAATTATTAGCCATCTTCATCTCTGTCAAAGCAGCAAGATTTCCTATATATGGCAGAACGTCACTGGAAAGTGCATTGCTGGAAAGGTCAAGCACTGACATCCTGGTTATATTGGTTAACCACAAAGGAAACGTGCCTCTTTTGCTATTATGTTGAATATCCAAAACCTGAAGAAGACTAAAACACATGTTGGTCTCGAGCCCAACGAAACCCGTGATACCATTAAATCCAAGTTGAACTATCCGCAGAGACGGTGCGTGCAACGAAACATTGCAGAAAATGGAAGCAGGAATGGAACCAGTAAGATTGTGCTGAGAAAGAGAAATCACCTGAAGATTCGGAAGCGCCGACAGAAGCACGCCGCCGAGTACATTTCCTTCTGCGCTCAAATGGATGAGCGAAGAGCAATTAGCAAGTGCAGAAGGTAAGGTTCCTCCAAGGATGTTAGGGTCAAGCCAGAGATATTGCAGTATCGGAAGCTCCCCAAACGTCACCGGAATCTCACCGGAGAACTCATTGTATGATAgaaacaataataataataataatttacCGTTACCAGGACAATTAATTCATCATGCCTCTAGTGGTCCCAGAGTTTGGAAAGTTTGGAAAGTATATTCTAGAAGGGGTAAAACAGGGATTTGAGGCTGAGTTAGTTAGCAATCATGAGGTGGCATGAAAAAGGGGAGCAGGGCGTTTACGGAATATAAGGAACAGTAAGTGGGAGAGAATAATCATCTCTGGATTTGGCAGTTAGATCTAGGGAGAATGAATAGATCCTATAGGAGCGTAGCTCTTGACCCATGTTGGGATTGATACTTTCTATTCTCTGTACTATTTCCATTTACCATCTATAAAGCTTCCTTTTCTCCTCTTTCTCATAACCTTTTTACTGTTATATTGCTTATTGTTCTGTTAGTTCATAACAAACTGGTCCGACCTACCGGATTATCACTCCCGGAACCAGTGAATGCCCCCGAAGAAGGTTAGGATGGATGCGAAGGTAGCGGCGTTAGAAGGAGAGATGTCGGAGGTGAAGTCGACATTGATAGACGTTCAGAATGCGGTGAAGACTAGCCATGAGAGTCTCATGGCCATGTTTGAACGGTGTCTAGGGAAGACGATACTGGAAGAAGAAGGTAGTGCGAATGGGAAGGGGAGATCCTCCGGATCTGGGTTTCACAACCTCAGTCGTGATGCATTGACAGAGTTTCGTCAATCCGTCAAAAAAGTAGAGCTTCCGTCCTTCACCGGCGAAGATCCCGCTGGGTGGATTTCACGCGCTGAAGTGTATTTCCGTGTTCAGGGGACGCTACCGG includes:
- the LOC127075672 gene encoding GPI mannosyltransferase 1 isoform X2; the protein is MTRLDIRSLLTFSAIFRVILILYGEWQDSHMEVRYTDVDYIVFSDAASLVASGYSPYNRTTYRYSPLLAFLLLPNSFLHRSWGKFLFSSADILVGYFIYYILKLQKVPENLCNYSVMAWLFNPFTFTIGTRGNCEPIVSAMILWIIVCLMKEGNVLGGVLLSALPNLQKPVLRNWSAVQKERLEDLNGCFTLLNLLKSIFTWNRVIFGLVSGSVFLFCTGLFFCLYGWDFLHEALLYHLTRTDPRHNFSIYFYHIYLHYGHNISVVEKLVSFLPQFLVQLVLIFSFAQDLPFCLFVQTVSFVAFNKVITAQYFVWFFSLLPLILPWSKMKLKWGGLSCILLWIGAQTHWLMWGYLLEFKGKNVFLQLWVAGLMFLAANIFILVMIIRQHKYSSVFKALEYTHSKHTAKLE
- the LOC127075672 gene encoding GPI mannosyltransferase 1 isoform X1 codes for the protein MTRLDIRSLLTFSAIFRVILILYGEWQDSHMEVRYTDVDYIVFSDAASLVASGYSPYNRTTYRYSPLLAFLLLPNSFLHRSWGKFLFSSADILVGYFIYYILKLQKVPENLCNYSVMAWLFNPFTFTIGTRGNCEPIVSAMILWIIVCLMKGNVLQSAIWYGLVVHFRIYPIIYSIPIILVLDPNFFPSGQKPVLRNWSAVQKERLEDLNGCFTLLNLLKSIFTWNRVIFGLVSGSVFLFCTGLFFCLYGWDFLHEALLYHLTRTDPRHNFSIYFYHIYLHYGHNISVVEKLVSFLPQFLVQLVLIFSFAQDLPFCLFVQTVSFVAFNKVITAQYFVWFFSLLPLILPWSKMKLKWGGLSCILLWIGAQTHWLMWGYLLEFKGKNVFLQLWVAGLMFLAANIFILVMIIRQHKYSSVFKALEYTHSKHTAKLE